From the genome of Cololabis saira isolate AMF1-May2022 chromosome 1, fColSai1.1, whole genome shotgun sequence:
TCAAACTGTGTGCTCTCAACTGCTACGATGAGTACTATTTTAGAAAATATTCAACTTTCCAAGCAGCACAGTTAATTAAAATAAAGCAGCACAGGGCCATGAACTACTTATATCATGTTTACGCAGGAAGTATTTCagtttatatatttatgcgttATTCACCCTGCTTTAAGATTCAAATCTGGCTTCATCTTCTTTATTGCAGAACTTATGCAGCTCACACACTGCGTACCGGTGGTGCCTCAGGTTGAGAACGACTGCCTTACAGCAACAATGCCTATAAGAGGCTGGAGCAGTCTGATGACATTCAGCTTATTATCAACATTTGGCACACGTCATCTCGTCCTCATGTAAACCACGAGTTGTTGAAAGAATTTTGAATTTTAATGTTTCAAAGTTACAGCCAAGGGCCCTTAAAGGCTCTGTCTCTGTTCAAATTTCAACAAGCTTGTCTGATCATTCCTCCAGTGTCTGGCGATCAACTCTCAGTACTTTACCGTCAAAAGGCCGCTCCACTCACAAACTCACAACAGAACAACACCCTATAATACTGCTTAAAAGTGACTCCACCTTTAGGTGATCCCTGGaaaatttgttaaaaaaaaacacgcatTTCAGTCTCTTCCGTCCAACTTCCATCAGAACATCAGCGATGGACACAGATAAATTGATACAGATGTTCGTGCTGTTTTTGAATGGTACTAACCAATATCAGTGAGTCAGGAACCCCCACGGGACATAACTCTTATTGCGTTAATAAATATAACACATGTAGACACATAACACACTTGGACAACATGTGTGTCATAGTGAACCCACCAAATGACACTAAAACCACAGCTGTTTACTGTGTAGCACACACTACAAAGTCACCATGCTGGTCAGTTTGAcacatttattttagtttaagtttaaaatATGCACAACTAAAAGGCGTTTAAGCTAGTTTGCAGGTCTGGAGAGATAATTTGATATTACATCAATGATTAATAGAGGAAATGTTCCTTGAATCTGTTTACAAATGTGGACAAGCCCCTATTTCTTTTATCCAAACGCAGTTTCAGATGTGGCTCCTGTCACACAACAGTTTGACGCAGAAGGCGAGGTCCACCGTATAAGCCAACAGCGTAATACTGGAGACCACTGTTTCCACGATGACCAAATTCCTAGGTGGCATGATTTGCAGTATCTTGGTGAAGCAAATCACCGTGGCCAACATGTAGAGCAGCACCCCGATCAGGCTGAAGCCGGCTAAAAACCTGTCAAAGGGCAGGAGGCACCGCCCGGCCAGGTCGCCCAGAATCACCACCAGCGTGACGAGAGACAGGAGGACGCAGACGCCGCAGGACACGCCCGTCGCCAGCCGCTGCCAGGGCTGGAGGCCGCTGGGCGGGGTGTTGACCAGCTTCACCAGCAGGGAAACCATCTGACAGCCTCCCCACAGCTGGACTATCTTCAGGAGACCGGGCATGCTGCCCATGTACCCCCTCTGCTCATGGGCCTGGCCGCACAGTAGGAAGGACTCGGAGGAATAGGCCAGGAAGGTGAGAAACGGGGTCACCGCCACCGCCACAGAACACGGCGACACATTGGCCCGATCCATAACCATCCAAGGGAAGAACACGGCCGTGCTGAGGTTCATCAGCGCTCCCAGCACCGCCACGGTCATCGTCAGGTTCTTCCAGGAGATGGGCAGGAGGCTGTGGAACTGGATGATGCTGAGCGTGTGGATGAGGAGAGTCAGGCAGAAGAAGAAACACCAGGTGAACATGCAGAAGTTCCAGAAAATGTGGTCGGAGTCCGAGGGGACGTCGGCTTGCTTCAACGAGGCCAAGAGGCTGAAGGCCGTGCAGCTGGAGATGACCTCCCATGTCCGCACCAAAAACAGCGGGCTGGTGAAGTCCCGGGCCTCCAGGACAATCACAGGCATTGTTGCTGCGCGGAATCGGAGCGGTCCGGTCCGGAGGAGAAATGTCCTTTAGTGCGTCAATAATACCTCAGTTTCACTTCCTCTTGatttatgtggaaaaaaaaaaccaaagctCAATAGTTCAGTCCCCAAATATCCACAAATGTACAGAAGAGTCCATTGAAAGAAGCGTCTGAAGCAGGTCTGAAACGATCACTTGAAGCACAGACTCCTTTTTTGGCATTCCTCCCTGCAGTGCTTCATCATTTCGTGTGAACAGCAGAAAAACTTCAAAACATTACCTCCTTGAACCTGTTTTCTGACGAAGTGTTGCTGTGAAAGTAGACCTCGCCTACTTCCTTTTCGAGGTTGCCGCAGTGCATTTTCAGTCTCACTACAGGTAGGTGCAAATAACcgcaaacaaaaaaacccaagcCAACTGCAAACACTCTTATCTTGCTCCTGATCTCAGTCCTCATGAaatgttgttccttttttttgttggagGTACTCGTAATAAACTGGATGTCCTTTGCCAACGGTCCACACACCGTGTGCAAGTGCATGTGCATGCACAGAATTTGATGAGCACTGTCGATCTCCTGACTGTTGCTCAACGGATCTGTGGGTGTGAGTCTGCTCAAAGCCCCTGAGAGACGAAGCTCATTTTGAGAAGGAACATctgcttttcctttgttttgagTTGTGTAAATGGAAACGAGTGTGGGTGCCAGCAGCGAGCCGTgcatgaatatttttttttcattttattgctTGATTACATGTGTGCATGGAGAGGCCTCCTCTCCCTCGTCTAGCGTGCAGATGAATCCATGCTCTGCAGGAAGGGAACCCAGGGTGGATAAATCCATGTGTGAGAAAGCTCTTTAACGCTTTACCGCAGTGAGCTTCCCGTTCTGCTGGTAGTGGCAAAGATGTGTCTAAGTAAGTGATTTCTGATCACAACAATTTATACAGCTTTGGTTGTATAAATTATTGTGAGGTGTGAGGAGAACCCGAGAGGTAGAAAACTGTTTATCAGCTTCTGTGGACATACATGCAAAGTAAAATTCAaagctttatatatatatatatatatatatagcgccAAATCATGACCAAAGTCCTCTCAAGGCACTTCAACACCTCAACCTGTTTGAAAGACGTCCAATTAATACAAAGCCAGTAAATTAACAACAATAATTATCGCTTCCCTGAGGGAACAAACAGATTGCATCAAAATCTTTCTTCGATACAAACCGCCGTCCTgagcagaatcagaatcagaaatactttatttatccccgaggggcaatttcaaggcaactgagcagcaaaacGTTGAAGGTATCAAAtaggataataaaaaataaagataagtgGGGCATGTCTCATAtgtacaagaaatgtgcaaagaaagaatgtacaaaaaagtatataaatataagaatgtcagaaaaaatgtacaatagaGTGACTGTGGTTTAAACAAAATATACAGTGTAAAGTGACAGTGTAAGGTGTAAATATACAGTGTAAAGTGTCAATGTAAAGCATGGCCAGGCGACTGTGtgaaaggaaaaactcccctttaacaggaagaaacctccgaagaaccagactcaggaaggGCGGCCATGTGAGgagaggtgcatcatgggaggtccccCAGTAATTTAGGCTTATAGCAGCATAACTAAGAGATGTTTCAGGGTGCCGGAGCCAAGTTTTCTCAAAAAGGAAGGTAATCTTAAAGGTAGCTGGTAAaaagctttcttttctttctttatttcaagTTTGTCAGGGATGGTCTTAAGAGTTAAGAAGAGAAGCAGACAAAGTGATCCTTCCATCATGACTAGAGTTCGGTGTGCAGATCTGTGGTGACAGTATTATGGTCTGGAGTTCCCTCAGTGTTGTCAAGAACATTATGTGACCAAAATCTGAATTGTGCCGACAACCTGAAAATACTGAATAAACAGATTTTTCTCGTCCCTGATGACATGAGCATACTCCAAGATTACAAGGTTATGATACGTCCCAGTCGTTCTCCATCACGAAGACAAGATTTTTATTGCAAAATTCATGCAACAGAAAAACCTTGTGTGCAAGTATCATCTTAATAATATGACACCATGGGTGACTGCTCTTTCAGAGCCCCGTGGTGTAACGGCACACCTGCTCTGTGGAAACATGAATTCCCTCGTGTCACAAAGCTGAAACTCAAATCCTCCCGAGCAGACACACTTCTCAGAGGCCGACATGGCGCGTAAACTGTGTTAGTAACGTGTGTCAGGGCTTGTTGTTCCGTCGTGTGCTGCTAGACGAGATAAGAGCTCAGATGTAATCTCACTCAAGttctttcaaactttttttcttcaccaTGAACCACGTCATGAACGTTTTTCCCCATAACCATTTCAACGGCTGtcgttttttattattcttttacttCTTGCAACTCTAGTGTGTGCGCCCTCTGGTGGCAACAACATGACGTGTAACATAATGTATGAGTGTCCCAGATTTGACATAAGAAACACTGTAGTACCGAGAAACAGCAGCAGAGGGTACGCTTTCACTTACAAACAACTGAAAGCAGCATTATCTGTAGCCTGCTGCCCAAAAAatgaatgtactttttttaaagcttttttaaTCAGACTCTTGTGACGATGAGTCGACCAACataaaagctctgaaaaccCTGGTGGCACATCAGCAATGTGGCAAAAACAAAAGTTCTGGGAGCCCCTGCTCTCCACAAAACAGGATGTTCGCCTCATATCATTCACTCATTTCCTGCGTTGTTGAGattcttgaaaatgtaacgtaAGTTGGGGCAGTTCTTGGATCCCTAATCTCCTGAGAGGCTCTCCGGCCTCATAGTCAGTCAGAAAATATTAGAAATTGTTCAAAAGACACTGGTGAAGAGTGTTTTCACTTTTCATCTTCCACACTGGTACCACCACTTAAACTGCCGATCTAAATGCAAACACTAAAACCACAGTTATGGCATGTAAAATAGTCCGATACATCACAAATATCCTGAACCAGCTTTTGCTGACAGCATGTTGAAAAGCATTTTGGGGGACAGCTGCCATGcattctttaatcagtttaaGTGTCTGAGCTGTAGGAGGCGCTGTAGAGCTGCTCTGGAAACCAGAAACCTTTATAAGACGTCATCCATCGACAATAGGAAGTGCAATCGACAGCAGGAGATCTTTGTGGTGGTTGGCATGACTCAGACATTGATATACAGTAAACTGTCATTTCTGTTGTCCTAGCTGTTTTTAGAGTTTTTCTGCACTGGATTATAACTAAAAGCGGGCTGCAACGTGGGTCGTCAGTGGGGTCGTCTGCAGGTCCCATGTCAGCCCTGCTGGTGTTTACCCACCAAGACTCTGAGAGGGATCTTCTGGGTATTTTAAGCAGGTCCCAACATGACTTTACATGAAGCCAATAGTCTCTATAAAGGACGCACATAGTTTCTCTCCTTCTTAGCATCCTTACAGGCCCCACATATGTGGGCCACACAGGCTTCTGGTCTGGGGGCCATTACACTGAAACCATATGGACTTTAACTTTGGCCCACTTTAACCCACATGGACGTGGTGACTGGCATGTTTCACAACTATCACAACATTTTTgtggtgagagagagagagagagagagagagagagagagagagagagagagagagagagagagagagagagagagagagagagagactgacAGACACTAACACATAAACtttatctttctttcattcACTAATATATCAAATCCCTTCATATTGATTAATTACGTGTATTAATATAATGATGGGGAAAGATATATGGAAGAAGATATGTAGAAGAATGCATTATGATAGATGTTAACTGTCTGACTGGAAACATGTGCAGGGTGCACCCCCGCCTTTCACCCAGAGGGAACTGGGAAAGACTCCAGCAGATAACCATGACCCTGAAAAGGAATAAGCAAgtgtagataatggatggatggtcaaATGTCGAGGTTTAGTAGGCTGCGATGAATCATGACATGTGGAGCTAGTCTTCATTTTAGTTCTGGCAACATTACATTCAGAATTATCTACAGTAAGGTGGATGTGGCTTGACCAAATAATCTATCTGAATGTGATAAGCTAGAGTCAGTCAAGTTGGCATCCTCTGGTCACCACTGGCTAGTAGCCTTCAGCCGGGGAGAAGTTCTACAGGCTGATCTGCTAACTAGGCCCCAAAGCCTTTCAGGCCAACCCCAAACAGTCATATTGGTCTCTTAGGACAGTTAACAGCTCAATAAGCCATAccattattaaaataaaaaccatcATGCTCTGTTAAATCTTTATTCACCGAGCAAAGTCAAGGTCACTGAAGGTGCTAAGTGGCTGACGTGAAAGCTACCCATTTATCACCAGAGACACAGACAATCAATAAACTGAACATGCTCCTAATTATGCAAATATTTGTTTCATCACTACTTTTACCTGATCAGGTACATAAATATTCAGCCCCTGCGTGATAGTTATGGATGTAAAAGCTAGCTATGGGGgcaaaaaccttttttatttgCTTATAACCAGCTTTTGTTTACATGCACTGCAAAGGTGAACATGTGACCATGGTAGGGGTGAATGCAGACTGACCGATGTTAAGAGaagccccctagtggtcatttaATGAACAGCaacttttctttctccctcagCGAGTTCGACTCCCAGAACCAGATGGTGTCCCTCGCAAATGAACAATAGACCCAAATATACAAGAAGACAACAGCTTAAATGAAAGAGAGTTTTATGCAGAAACACTGAGAAAGCGCAGTAACAAGGTTTTCAAGATAAAACTACGGGGCTCATCTTTTAGTCCCCATATTTTTGTCAATAAACTGTGAATtgcataagaaataaaaaaagacagttTCTTAAAGAATAtactcaattcagttcaatttaggCTCATGAAATTCTAGTCTTGTATTTTATTCACCATAAAATATTTGACGGCTGTGTTCTTCCTAAATGACGCCTGCCTTTAAATGAACCGTTCTTTATTGcctaaaatggaaatgtttttgtgttgcttagaatatgtaaataaaatgtaaatattaggCTTCCTCATTCTGAAAAATGTTTGACCATGAGACAAAGTGTGAAAcatgtcaaataaaaaaaaaaaagcatagaaGAATTTTCTGGTAAATGTGAGACCACAAATGTGTGATTTGGCCTTATGGTGCTTTTTGTAACTAATATTCTATGATCTAGGACATTTAttgataaaaatacaaaaacagactCCAGTGTTGTTCTTTTGGTTGGATGCATCTGCAAATCTGCAGCTATGACGCTGAGCAACGTTTCACCGCGTGAGACAGGAAGTTTCACATGTATCTGAAGTGATTGTCACTTATTATTTGGCTTGTTTTACTGTAAATGCAGTTGTGATACAACAATTCTGTTAAGCATTTGCTAACAAATCATTGTGATTTGGCATAACCTTCAGCCACATAACCTTTGGTCACAACTGATAAAGTTTGAACTCCAAGTTTCATAGTGACTTAAAGAAGTAAACACATAAAATATGTCTGAACTTACATGTGTTcattgaattaaaataaatatatgaactaTGACCTATCGTCAAcgttaaacaaaaataacacaaaaaaagaaggggAAATGCAGTTCATCGACTGACCACAGGGGTTCCAAAAGCATTTCAACGTCCATCGATCATCATGGTAAAATGTCCTTATTTGCAGAAGAAATGTAgtgtatttacagcctggttcacaaACCGTGTTTGGTGTAGCTCCACATCTATGAGAGAACGTCTGGTAAAATTATAGAAACAACCAATGTATGTATAATTTGTatatgtatacagtatgtatgcaTATTGTATGTATAATTCAATGGCTAGTTGTCATCACTTTGCTTCTTAGGAcctttacatgcgtgagcaaacagggttttCCCTGTATActtggtaattaatcatttgggatatctggatcaaaacagcgacgcgcggagaacatcatgacgcaattaccgtcatttccgcttcttcttcctgtatccaaatacaaaacaaatgctgcttggCGCAAcctttcgctcaccttcttgtaaatctcgctatcccggtactttctaccgtctacaaatgcagaaatgttcatatccttcattacatttatgaagtgattagtctcctcctggtcttgtgtttctccgtgtttataagaacttcctggactcaaaagaccaggattccttgcaaaaagagcatgcgcagaaaacaaattcatgttccgtttgatggggatattccgttaggcgtttacatgacccaatattcgagttttaaaaggagtaacccaggggtcataatcgggtttttaaaaacctgaatatgaccaaattcgggttattcaaaggggttattggtgtttacagggccgtgcaaattcgggttattgccaatattcgggttttaaaagggttattgactgcatgtaaacacagtccCATGTGCTAAGCATAACTTCTGAACTGTGAATAACGACCTAACAGAGGACGgtcattcatattttaaagaGAATACGTTTTATTGTACGGTTAATATTACAAACCGAGCACTGTGACTGGCTGTGGGAGGCCTGGAGGGGTCCGAGGCCCCCCCCACTCATCACTGGTAGTTATGGGTCAAGTGACTGCGTGTCACAGCAGAAGGAGCTGTTATTCCTCATCTCAGCCCTGGCAGCACTTGTACCCGCTTATTCAggatcacaggggtctgctggagcatatCCCAGCTCTCAACGGGTAAAAGGGCAGGGGGACACCCTGGGCGGGTCGCCAGTCCAGTTCAACAGCTAACATTTGAGTGTCTTATCTTTATGTAACTTTGTGGGTGtaaaataatttttattttgaattacaTGTGTACACTGACTAgtattttaaagagaaaaagaaggtaAAAAACAATGTGAAACTTCTttgtaatttgaaaaaaagagacaagAGTGGCAGATGAGAGCATGTTGTTGGTCCTGATGTACAAATGAACTTTATAGGAATATAAGAAAGAACTCTGTGTCAGGTGATGCTTGAATGCCACCTCTGGAGCTGCCATACATATAGACGAGAAACATGGGATTTGTGAAAGGGTGGCCAGAATATCTAATAAATTATTAAAGATATAACATCTGAAAAACTCTCCAAATGTGTGGAAGGTAGATTTAGTCAGATCAGGCTCGTTGTGCCGTTCCACACCGAGGAAGATGCCAAACCCAAGACTGTTGAACCACACGTCTACATCCTTGGTTTTACAGAGAACTGAAACAGGTTTAACAGTCAGAAAGAAGAGGAAGCTAAGCCTTCTATAAAGATAACACTGGACTGTTTAATGTCTGGTTAGcaaaaaaaactactttaaaAGATCTTGTCAAACCTCAGACCTCAATCTGTGGCATGACTCAAACATTGCGAAATATCAGCGGAAGTCATCAAGCTTGAgcttcagttattcactaaatgTTTTGCATTGTCAAAGTTGCAAGCAAGTCACGTTGCTCAGTTAATTAAAAAACGTTACATTTAGTTTTAATACTGCATCATCAATCCATATAAGGAAATTATATTTTACAATTCTGTAAAATTGAAAGGTAGCATTTCAGTTCCCATGTGATACTAAAGTTTGCTTTACCCAACCATCCTAAATCATATGACAAATGTCAAGaacacaactggaaatgttcatTTGCATGTCAAAGTTTGAATACAGATCGCCTTCTTAATGTCTGAATGTATAGCCAGAACTAACAAGGACTGCTCAAGAGTACTGAAAAAAAGCTGCTGCAGAATGAAACTTCCTCATTCAATCAAATGGGTTAAACCACATGAGACAGAGCGAGATATTATGATGTGTGAACAGCACGCACTTGCCAGGATCCTGCAGTAAAATGTTGGATTTAGTCTTCTTATTTGGCCAAGAGGCCATAGTTAAGGCTGACCGAACAAATGACTGTAGTTAGATTACAGAACACTGTTTTGTGTGATGTTTTCTTAAGAATTCATTGTTTTACAGTTTCATATCACAGCGCTTTTATATGAGATATGTCTCTAAATTTTCCCCTTCTAGTGTTTCTAAAATGATTAGTAAAAATGATATTGGTTCATGCACCCCATTTTTTGGAATGAATAACAGCCCGCTTGAGGGTTAAGTGTCACCTCATGTACATCAGTGGAGCCTTTGAGACTATCTCAAGAGATGCAAGCTGAAAGTTTTACTGCAGCCATCACCGTCCCAAAGGTTATCTGTCTTTGGCAAAATTTaagtaaaatacatttatttctaatatatggcttttgattgacagttggcccAGTTATGGAtagccattatcacttcctcatcagtcGCTGTCATGTTAGAAAGCCAAGAGACATAATCAACAGTTTATACTAACCCGATGTCACCTTAACGCACCAGTAATTTGAGATTTTTGTTACCGAAGCAGCATCTAAAGAAAAATATTCCACTGCAAGAGTcttcctgcagctctgcagctctttcAGTCTGGACCAGCTGAAGGAGTTGTTAGCCACCAGTTTTGATTGATATATGGTGAGCGTGCTCCCAATATGGCACGAAACAGCACAAGCAAAAAGAGGCTTCCAAACCTATGGGTCCCGTGACTGATGTGTCACAACACACAATGTTCCACACGCAAGCTCTATTATGGAAGTGAAAGAATTATGTGGAAGCAcatcacatttctttttttttggatattTTAATGTCAGTTCTGATGAGTTTGTAGATCTTTTAATTTCTACTTGTACTGATGTATTGGACGTGGAGGCTCCTTTCAGAGTTAAACCAGTAACAAACGGAAGCTGAATGATCATACCCACAGAGGCGTCAGTAGATGCGCTGAAAGAAAATGGAGATCAATTACAAGTCTCCTTAAAAAACTTAGATAGAAAATAGCCTAATAAATtaccaaaatgaaatgaaacaccagtttttgtctgaaattGTGTAAGATCTCTTATAATCTCTTCTCTTATAAACCCCTGTTATTCAGATGGTATACCTTCACCTGTTCTTTGTGGCATTTTACTAATAAAAGGGTTCTTCGATAAATCTTCTGCCTCTACTTATGCTTTAGATCCATGTTTCTTCTCCTGTATCTGCGGTTTTCTAGTGTTACTGTATGAACTGGTGTCTTTTACCACCTTGTGTGGAAATGTCCTTCATCTCACTGTCCCTTTGACAGCGTCCCACCTCGTCTTTTTGAGGATGTTTTTATTACTATTGGTACATATGTTGTAAATGTGATAAATTCTTCATTGATGTCCGGTTGTGTTGCCTTCAAACATGATGTGGTACAGGCCATCATCAAAAAGAGAAATTTGAATTCCTCAAATCTATTTCTAAGCTCCCTTTTCTGTCTAAGCTCTTAAAAATGGTAGTTATACCTGGACCCAAATGGCATGTTTGAGAAGTTTGTGTCTGGTTTTAAGTTGTGCCACAGAACAGAGGAAGCATTGTTAAGAGTTTTAAATGACCTCCTTTTAACTGGGGAATCAGTTAAATCAGCTATCCTGCTTCTGTTGGAATTGTCTGCTGCTTTTGATACATGAGACCACAACACTCTTTTACCACAGTTTGAGTTGTGTGTCGTATTAAAAGGTACAATCCTGAAAAGTTACGGTATTATCTGTCTGATAGGAGTTTTTACATTTAGTTAGGCCGGTATTCTTCTCCTGTGTCCCCTTTTAGACACAGGGTTCCCCAAGGGTCTATATTGGGCCCTGTTTCATTCATTTTATATGTTCTGCATTTGGGTAACATTTGTAACCCTTGCACGGCACTAAGGCTCGAGTCAAAATGACCAAAGCCAGAACGAAGGCCCTCAGTTTCTCAGAGGGCTTGCCTATTCTGTAGCACCTTGCACAATACCTCATTTCATTGTTTTGCAGATTATTTCCACCTATATCTGTCAATAAAAGCAAATAGTCATGTTAACATTCAGGCTTTGCAAAACCGTCATGTGTCTCAGATGTGCAGTTGTGGAGTCAAATGACCTAAGTCTCAATAAAAATTACCTATTGACCTACTGTATGGATTCTTACTGCAACTCAGTTGCAAGAAACTTTGGTGTAATGCGTATTGAAATTTGATAAACAGGTTAgtttatgaatgaaaagaagTTTCTTTCACTTAAGGCCAACCCCCCTCCTGGAGGTTCCCAGATCCAGACTGAAAAGCAGAGGCGACAGAGCATTTTTGGTGACGGCCCCCAGACAATTTAGGAACAATTTACCTTTAACTATTACCTACTCTTTTATCATATTAGGGTGTCATTCTTTTCAACTTTGTATTTCTATTGATATTGCTTCGTTTATATGTGCAATTTGTgtagcactttggtcaacctttgttgttttaaaggccctatataaataaacatggacttatttttgaaaatgttacTCTGCAAAAGCATGGCATAGGAGAATGTATCCACATAAAGTCTATGTCATTTGTAAATGCAATATGCAAAGTTTAAAAGGGAAGTCTAAGCCCAGACTGTCGTTTTGACCACAGTGATGGAAGGAGTAGCAGAAGGACCCGTCTTTAAAAGCTGATCTTGACATGGTTGACAGCTTGACCAAGGTGCCAGTCGGATGTTGAAAAAATTCCATCTGTTCATTTCCTTTACTTCTATTCATTTACCTCCATACGTTACATTTCAAACTGAGACAGCAGCTTCCTGGAAAAAAATGCTATCTTGTAATAGTTTCA
Proteins encoded in this window:
- the LOC133453512 gene encoding myeloid-associated differentiation marker-like; protein product: MPVIVLEARDFTSPLFLVRTWEVISSCTAFSLLASLKQADVPSDSDHIFWNFCMFTWCFFFCLTLLIHTLSIIQFHSLLPISWKNLTMTVAVLGALMNLSTAVFFPWMVMDRANVSPCSVAVAVTPFLTFLAYSSESFLLCGQAHEQRGYMGSMPGLLKIVQLWGGCQMVSLLVKLVNTPPSGLQPWQRLATGVSCGVCVLLSLVTLVVILGDLAGRCLLPFDRFLAGFSLIGVLLYMLATVICFTKILQIMPPRNLVIVETVVSSITLLAYTVDLAFCVKLLCDRSHI